The Mytilus trossulus isolate FHL-02 chromosome 3, PNRI_Mtr1.1.1.hap1, whole genome shotgun sequence genome contains a region encoding:
- the LOC134711793 gene encoding uncharacterized protein LOC134711793, whose product MGQHRQIDVTYEEHARLKYRRVRALEQYKIIGWVLLNCCILSITVGIVIAVVGRDVDSFPISTGSPVWSGLAVLVVCVFAFIVGCYNPHFFDEGDSNKLFSWLLTYYISAIIAVILCLISLGFTIHGAVKCGTWKYEKDQTLLKCGYNYDVQIVMHVAASLLGIFEIIFLIYGIIIYYVYKEVYRFYEWEISYYDDYFYTVPRGEHRFIENSRFAENSRYLTTTDKTPVSEHYVTAEKPRFDVVEGSTYSTNSEKPASVVSEYTTSNHKYLVLRMDRNQIRPL is encoded by the exons ATGGGACAGCACAGGCAAATTGACGTTACTTACGAAGAACAcg CACGATTAAAATACAGACGAGTGCGTGCCTTGGAACAGTATAAGATAATAGGATGGGTTTTACTAAACTGCTGTATCTTATCTATAACAGTTGGAATCGTTATCGCAGTAGTGGGCCGAGATGTTGACAGTTTTCCGATTTCAACTGGAAGCCCAGTATGGTCTGGGCTAGCT gtatTGGTAGTCTGTGTGTTTGCCTTTATTGTTGGGTGTTATAACCCACATTTTTTCGATGAAGGAGACAGTAACAAGCTGTTTTCATGG CTGTTGACATATTATATATCCGCTATTATTGCGGTAATACTGTGTCTTATTTCACTTGGTTTTACGATACATGGAGCAGTTAAATGTGGAACGTGGAAATACGAAAAAGACCAGACACTCCTCAAATGTGGATACAATTATGACGTTCAGATCGTCATGCATGTTGCTGCTAGTTTACTAGGCATTTTTGAGATCATATTTTTGATTTACGGAATTATTATTTACTACGTTTACAAAGAGGTTTACCGCTTCTACGAATGGGAAATTTCTTACTACGATGATTATTTCTATACAGTGCCAAGAGGTGAACATCGATTTATTGAGAATAGTCGATTTGCTGAGAATAGTCGATACTTAACAACAACCGATAAAACCCCAGTTTCCGAGCATTACGTCACAGCTGAAAAGCCTCGGTTTGATGTCGTTGAAGGATCTACTTACTCTACAAATAGTGAGAAGCCAGCGAGTGTTGTTTCTGAATACACCACATCAAACCACAAATACTTAGTGTTGCGTATGGATCGAAACCAAATAAGACCACTTTAA
- the LOC134709530 gene encoding uncharacterized protein LOC134709530, giving the protein MDFSKLADCGPCLRDNKKKLSSDWCIECAEPLCLACKKVHNLLKMTSEHHLIENQKSSSDSISHDDILDLQNCTIHQNFIIDRFCNNHSTLCCQCCIEETHFSCKSVESIETVAKNIKASSKFENTSLHLISLIQLLTEIRNDKRSNIGNIQHSELEVKKKIEVAKINMIIRIKEMADSLTSELQNVKKTKILELEKQVKETEQQINKLEKKKRIIDLFNQKGSETHTFLLLQKLKSELATEESMIRKSIEECDNTYLSFNDGDDIMSLPKVLGKIDIISEPSAVKYTPSPTTKRRQDKSDSALPISHIKSFKLSSEFDIDFDKGFVSGMCINEDDGILLCLRGTDKLLMYNLEGKPNGEIVVSGNPFDVSCVPETDKAVVTLPDSSTLQMVDVDMKDAENIIDMPESCWSVTTVNKKLFIAGGFKSLYVIDIGGEKLEEITKPECGRTYSLTFADDKFFYCSDVDFKNEKVYCITEEGNFVFCYSNANLRTPTELAVDLRGNVYITDLDSNNVHRCSPSGDFLDVPIKGSDITEPRSICFNRETTHLALSNKSGKSICVYKSVV; this is encoded by the coding sequence ATGGATTTCTCTAAATTAGCTGACTGTGGTCCATGTCTTCGAGACAATAAGAAGAAACTGTCTAGTGATTGGTGTATCGAATGTGCAGAACCTCTCTGTCTTGCTTGTAAGAAAGTACATAATCTTCTGAAAATGACCAGTGAACATCATTtgattgaaaatcaaaaaagtaGTTCGGACTCAATTTCGCACGATGACATTTTAGATTTACAAAACTGTACCATTcatcaaaatttcattatagataggtTTTGTAACAATCATAGCACATTGTGTTGTCAGTGTTGTATTGAAGAGACTCACTTTTCTTGTAAGAGTGTCGAATCAATTGAAACAGTGGCAAAGAACATCAAGGCTTCTTCAAAATTCGAAAATACAAGTTTACATTTAATCAGTTTGATACAGTTGTTAACTGAAATACGAAATGACAAACGCAGTAACATTGGAAACATTCAGCATTCCGAGTTAgaagtgaagaaaaaaattgaagtgGCGAAGATTAACATGATTATCAGAATTAAAGAAATGGCTGACTCTTTAACCTCCGAACTGCAAAATGTGAAGAAAACGAAAATTTTGGAACTGGAAAAGCAAGTTAAAGAAACAGAACAGCAGATAAATAAGCTAGAAAAGAAGAAAAGGATAATCGACTTGTTTAACCAAAAAGGGTCGGAAACGCATACTTTTCTTTTATTGCAAAAACTGAAATCAGAACTTGCAACGGAGGAAAGTATGATAAGAAAAAGTATTGAGGAATGCGATAACACATACCTTAGTTTCAATGATGGGGATGACATAATGTCTCTCCCAAAAGTTCTtggtaaaattgatattatatcAGAACCGTCGGCTGTCAAGTATACACCTTCTCCAACAACAAAACGGCGCCAAGACAAATCAGATAGTGCATTACCGATATCACATATCAAATCGTTTAAATTGTCTTCTGAATTCGATATAGATTTTGATAAGGGATTCGTTTCAGGTATGTGTATTAATGAAGATGACGGAATTCTGCTCTGCTTACGTGGGACAGATAAATTATTAATGTATAATTTGGAAGGAAAACCCAATGGAGAAATAGTGGTGAGTGGAAACCCGTTTGATGTTTCTTGTGTACCAGAAACTGACAAAGCAGTTGTAACATTGCCAGATTCGTCAACATTACAGATGGTTGATGTTGATATGAAAGATGCAGAAAATATCATCGACATGCCAGAAAGTTGCTGGTCGGTAACTACggtgaataaaaaattatttattgctGGTGGTTTTAAAAGCTTGTATGTGATAGATATTGGAGGCGAAAAACTCGAAGAAATAACGAAGCCAGAATGTGGACGGACATATTCTTTGACATTCGCAGACGACAAATTCTTTTACTGTTCCGATGTcgattttaaaaatgaaaaagtttatTGTATAACTGAAGAAGggaattttgttttctgttattcAAATGCGAATCTAAGAACTCCGACAGAACTAGCCGTGGACCTAAGAGGCAATGTTTATATCACAGATTTAGACTCTAACAATGTGCATCGATGTTCTCCATCCGGGGATTTTCTCGATGTTCCTATAAAAGGGAGTGACATTACGGAACCAAGATCTATTTGCTTTAACAGAGAAACAACTCATCTCGCACTATCTAATAAAAGTGGGAAAAGCATTTGTGTGTATAAAAGCGTTGTATGA